From the Amblyraja radiata isolate CabotCenter1 chromosome 14, sAmbRad1.1.pri, whole genome shotgun sequence genome, one window contains:
- the LOC116980408 gene encoding melanocortin-2 receptor accessory protein 2A-like, producing the protein MMVEVEDIAAFGNSSDEAFTSGPIYEFEYDYYEFDISFDGLKANKYSIVIAFWVGLAVFMIFLFIILMLMSRSGPTPAQIESSRRKTATKFTRNVRHQEQAENVTSCVISSLLPTVSGKAANANLNNEQKCPEASAVPQMLLENIVIPGKVIPSSD; encoded by the exons ATGATGGTGGAGGTTGAAGATATTGCCGCTTTTGGAAACTCTTCCGATGAAGCGTTCACCAGCGGCCCGATTTACGAGTTCGAATACGACTATTACGAATTTGATATTTCAtttgatggactcaaagcaaataAGT ATTCCATTGTAATAGCTTTCTGGGTTGGTCTTGCTGTCTTTATGATATTTCTCTTCATAATACTTATGTTAATGTCACGTTCTGGTCCAACACCAGCACA AATCGAAAGCTCACGGAGAAAGACAGCAACAAAGTTTACTCGGAATGTTCGTCATCAAGAGCAAGCAGAGAATGTGACCAGCTGTGTCATTTCTTCATTACTACCAACTGTCTCTGGAAAAGCAGCAAATGCCAACCTCAACAATGAACAGAAGTGTCCTGAAGCCTCAGCggtaccacagatgctgctggaaaATATTGTAATTCCTGGCAAGGTTATTCCATCATCAGACTAG